A section of the Selenomonadales bacterium genome encodes:
- a CDS encoding O-antigen ligase family protein has product MGKRKQPAPSKPTNKSAGNPTGEKGGSALTARRALLAVVVAVVVLSPFVQGLYWPQDKLLVSAVVLALACGALVFGVGKKPLPWSLGHALGSLLVLLYAMGLFRPASMNGALRGLVLWAGFVALYWLVSSLELGERERKLLLGGVVAGGAVLALVGLAVYSGVYDAPAQLVGGRISAGFEYPNATASLFMASLLISIVLGFQETSLPWRVLWSASGAVTIPAFLLTLSRGGYLALAAGVLLTVVVCYRRFFELFSFLVFMGAPGLIATYLMVTQSGLTVLLAVPVLAGLTALAEAGLVQKHARTAGKAILALALALGVALTVFGATRVVPAEVAGYFSRITLRGLLDDGRFVFFEDGLHALRGSPLLGFGGGAWNAVYPRYQSFHYGTLRAHSDPLDITLEIGILGLVIYLAFMLVNMYWAWKRRAEPAAAAIGILAFAVLFHSVGEALLAFPSMYLLLFAALGALSAQGNRYAFRFDMRPVLAPTLGLLLLLGGALYLAELEMARVPALAQAGKVDEIMASLQRTLSVNPWHADARRELDNMMQHRSLPDAAQRANLEALLRHEPFDPRATNLLGHWHAARANHAAAVRYHERSMALQPRNIQNYETLALTAASAALAYRARGQEGWQSYVDKVFSVHQQFEQVRAAIPEHLLPKSAVPFALTPALQLALGEGYLLRANQAAALPHLVAAERSRDAQIAARAGLVLARVYELQGRSHEALALIAKYSTAAGLADYMGFLRLAIR; this is encoded by the coding sequence ATGGGCAAGAGGAAGCAGCCTGCGCCGAGCAAACCAACGAATAAGTCAGCGGGTAACCCAACAGGGGAAAAGGGCGGCTCGGCACTAACCGCAAGGCGCGCATTGCTTGCAGTGGTGGTAGCTGTCGTCGTGCTGTCTCCTTTTGTCCAAGGGCTTTATTGGCCACAGGACAAGCTGTTAGTTAGTGCCGTGGTTTTGGCCCTAGCTTGTGGAGCTCTAGTGTTTGGTGTGGGTAAAAAACCCCTCCCATGGTCCTTAGGGCACGCGCTAGGAAGTCTGCTGGTGCTCCTGTATGCCATGGGGCTGTTTCGCCCTGCGTCTATGAACGGAGCACTGCGCGGGTTGGTGCTCTGGGCGGGCTTTGTGGCCCTCTATTGGCTGGTCTCTTCCTTAGAACTGGGTGAGCGGGAAAGAAAACTGCTGCTTGGAGGCGTAGTGGCAGGCGGAGCAGTGCTTGCCCTAGTAGGTCTTGCCGTATACAGCGGTGTTTACGATGCTCCCGCGCAGTTAGTGGGTGGGCGCATCTCCGCCGGCTTCGAGTACCCAAATGCCACCGCGAGCCTGTTCATGGCGAGTCTCTTAATCAGCATAGTCTTGGGCTTTCAGGAAACTAGCCTACCGTGGCGTGTGCTTTGGAGTGCGTCAGGGGCAGTAACTATCCCCGCATTTTTGCTTACGCTTTCGCGGGGAGGCTACTTGGCCTTGGCGGCAGGTGTGCTTCTGACTGTTGTCGTCTGTTACAGGCGCTTTTTCGAGCTCTTCTCTTTCCTGGTGTTTATGGGTGCGCCGGGGCTTATAGCAACGTATTTGATGGTAACGCAGTCGGGGCTCACCGTGCTTCTTGCCGTCCCTGTGTTGGCGGGGCTGACGGCGCTTGCGGAGGCGGGCTTGGTGCAAAAACATGCCCGCACGGCAGGCAAAGCCATACTCGCCTTGGCCCTCGCCTTGGGTGTGGCCTTAACGGTTTTTGGCGCAACGCGCGTTGTGCCTGCGGAAGTTGCAGGCTATTTTTCGCGTATTACCCTGCGCGGGCTGCTTGACGACGGTCGCTTTGTCTTTTTCGAAGACGGGCTGCATGCACTGCGCGGGTCTCCGCTCTTAGGTTTTGGCGGTGGGGCGTGGAACGCTGTCTATCCTCGCTATCAGAGTTTTCATTACGGTACATTGCGTGCCCATTCGGATCCGCTGGACATAACGCTTGAGATTGGTATTCTGGGGTTGGTCATCTATCTTGCCTTTATGCTCGTTAACATGTACTGGGCATGGAAGCGGCGCGCTGAACCTGCGGCTGCGGCGATCGGCATCTTAGCCTTTGCGGTGCTCTTCCATTCCGTAGGAGAAGCGCTCTTGGCCTTCCCCTCTATGTACTTGCTGCTTTTTGCCGCGCTAGGGGCGCTTTCCGCGCAGGGCAATCGCTACGCTTTCCGGTTTGACATGAGGCCTGTGCTGGCACCGACCCTTGGTCTGCTGCTCTTGCTAGGCGGTGCTCTCTACTTAGCTGAGCTGGAGATGGCGCGCGTGCCAGCTTTAGCGCAGGCAGGGAAAGTAGACGAAATCATGGCCAGTCTCCAGCGCACACTCAGTGTTAACCCATGGCATGCTGACGCGCGGCGTGAGCTGGACAACATGATGCAGCACCGTTCGCTCCCAGATGCCGCCCAGCGCGCGAACCTAGAGGCACTTCTGCGGCACGAGCCGTTTGACCCACGTGCCACCAACCTGCTTGGGCACTGGCATGCTGCGCGTGCTAATCACGCTGCGGCTGTGCGTTACCACGAGCGCAGCATGGCGCTACAGCCACGCAATATCCAAAACTATGAAACACTAGCCTTGACCGCAGCCTCGGCGGCGCTTGCCTATCGGGCAAGGGGGCAAGAGGGGTGGCAATCTTACGTAGACAAGGTCTTCTCCGTGCATCAGCAGTTTGAGCAGGTGCGTGCCGCCATACCGGAACACCTCCTGCCAAAAAGCGCAGTGCCTTTTGCCTTGACGCCTGCGTTGCAGTTAGCCCTAGGCGAGGGTTACCTTTTGCGCGCCAACCAAGCGGCTGCGCTGCCGCATCTTGTCGCTGCAGAAAGAAGCCGCGATGCGCAAATCGCGGCACGGGCTGGGCTCGTGCTGGCGCGGGTGTATGAGCTGCAGGGGCGGAGCCACGAGGCACTGGCACTTATAGCTAAGTACAGTACAGCCGCAGGACTCGCAGACTACATGGGGTTTTTACGGCTAGCAATCAGATAG
- a CDS encoding ATP-binding protein gives MYITRAVEPVIKRLAGMFGVLLVTGPRQVGKTTMLQSLSGPERKYVTLDDPDLRRLAKADPSLFLQRFTPPVIIDEIQYAPELLPYIKMHVDSTRRTDEFWLTGSQVFQTMQNVSESLAGRVGIVNLLGLSTHEIHGTHSEPFLPVPEKLLAKAAPQQAKLGLHELYARIFKGSMPALYAHAIDREAYYRAYVNTYLQRDIRDLTQVADEMSFFNFMTVVAARTARPIVYEEISKDCGISAPTAKKWLSILVSSGLVALVQPYHNNILKRVVKSPLLHFLDTGLCAYLLKWASPETLERGAMSGAFFESFVFAEIYKGWLNAGKEPPLYYYRDKDQKEIDLLIYWDGTLYPIEIKKTASPGRDAGKHFHLLQPLADSLRTEAHPHLKASIGPGAVVCMANNLLPIDRHVWAVPAWMI, from the coding sequence TTGTACATTACGCGGGCTGTAGAGCCCGTAATCAAGCGATTGGCGGGCATGTTTGGCGTTTTGCTGGTCACAGGGCCGCGACAGGTGGGCAAAACAACCATGCTGCAAAGCTTATCCGGCCCCGAACGCAAGTATGTCACGTTAGATGACCCCGATCTAAGGCGCTTGGCCAAGGCGGACCCAAGCCTCTTTCTGCAGCGTTTTACGCCTCCCGTCATCATCGACGAAATTCAGTACGCCCCCGAACTGCTGCCTTACATCAAGATGCATGTAGATTCCACGCGGCGCACAGACGAGTTTTGGCTGACGGGCTCGCAAGTCTTTCAGACTATGCAGAACGTCAGCGAATCCCTAGCCGGGAGAGTAGGCATCGTCAATCTGCTTGGCTTGTCTACCCACGAGATACACGGCACTCACTCTGAGCCATTTCTGCCTGTGCCCGAGAAGCTCTTGGCCAAAGCCGCGCCACAGCAAGCGAAACTCGGACTCCACGAGCTGTATGCCCGCATATTTAAGGGCAGCATGCCGGCCCTCTACGCCCATGCCATCGACCGCGAGGCCTACTACCGCGCTTACGTTAATACCTATCTGCAACGAGACATCCGCGACCTTACACAAGTAGCGGACGAAATGTCGTTCTTCAACTTTATGACGGTGGTTGCCGCCCGCACGGCCCGACCTATAGTCTACGAGGAAATCTCTAAGGATTGCGGCATTAGCGCGCCCACAGCCAAGAAGTGGCTCTCCATACTGGTTTCGTCCGGCCTTGTGGCGCTCGTGCAGCCCTATCACAACAACATCCTAAAGAGGGTCGTTAAGTCGCCGCTTCTACACTTTCTGGACACAGGGTTGTGTGCGTATCTACTTAAGTGGGCCAGCCCCGAAACGCTAGAGCGCGGCGCGATGTCCGGCGCCTTTTTTGAGAGCTTCGTGTTCGCGGAAATCTACAAGGGGTGGCTTAACGCCGGCAAGGAACCCCCTCTCTACTACTACCGCGACAAAGACCAAAAGGAAATCGACCTGCTTATCTACTGGGACGGCACCCTCTACCCCATCGAAATTAAAAAAACCGCGTCCCCCGGGCGAGATGCGGGTAAGCACTTCCATCTATTGCAGCCGCTCGCCGACTCTCTGCGAACCGAGGCGCACCCGCACCTTAAAGCAAGCATCGGCCCGGGCGCGGTTGTCTGCATGGCTAACAACCTCTTGCCCATAGACAGACACGTCTGGGCTGTCCCGGCGTGGATGATCTGA
- a CDS encoding phosphomannomutase/phosphoglucomutase has product MPINPQIFREYDIRGNAERDFAEPDLRRLTQAIVTYFESHGRREMLVAHDCRLSSPRIVATILDVARERGMRVVNIGMVTTPAFYYAAKHLGIDAGLIVTASHNPPPDNGMKVLLGPSTIHGAEIKQIERIAARLQPPAASHQPPTAGSNHLQATSDKPQATIHYDILTPYVAMLAEKIRLGPRRLKVVVDCGNGTAGPVTERFLEALGIDYIPLYFTPDGTFPNHEADPTKLKNLVDLRARVLAEKADLGIGFDGDGDRIGVVDDLGNVIWGDLLMALFWREILPKHPGTTCLVEVKCSQGLVDEIVRLGGRPEFTKTGHSLIKARMRELGAVFTGEMSGHIFFADEYYGFDDALYAAGRLLRLLSHSTDKLSSLIATLPTYYSTPETRIPCPDELKFGVVDELTQVLARQYATITVDGVRVQFPEGWGLFRASNTGPVIVTRCEGKTPALRQEYMRILDEALAKVLPGVAIPWEVGN; this is encoded by the coding sequence GTGCCAATAAACCCACAGATCTTTCGTGAATACGATATTCGCGGCAACGCCGAGCGGGACTTTGCTGAGCCCGACCTGCGCCGCCTGACCCAGGCCATCGTTACATATTTTGAGTCCCACGGCAGGAGAGAGATGCTCGTCGCCCACGACTGCCGCCTGAGCTCGCCCCGCATCGTGGCTACCATTCTTGACGTGGCGCGTGAGCGCGGCATGCGGGTCGTTAACATCGGCATGGTTACCACGCCTGCCTTCTACTACGCCGCCAAGCACCTCGGCATTGACGCCGGGCTTATCGTCACCGCCAGCCATAACCCCCCGCCCGACAACGGCATGAAGGTGCTGCTTGGCCCCTCCACCATCCACGGGGCGGAGATAAAGCAGATAGAGCGAATTGCCGCCAGGCTCCAGCCGCCAGCCGCCAGCCACCAGCCGCCAACAGCCGGCAGCAACCACCTGCAAGCGACAAGCGACAAGCCACAAGCGACAATCCATTATGACATCCTCACCCCCTACGTCGCTATGTTGGCCGAAAAAATAAGGCTCGGCCCGCGCCGGCTTAAAGTGGTGGTCGACTGCGGCAACGGCACCGCCGGCCCGGTTACGGAACGTTTCTTAGAGGCACTAGGCATCGACTACATACCGCTCTATTTTACGCCCGACGGCACCTTCCCCAACCACGAGGCCGACCCCACCAAGCTAAAGAACCTTGTGGACCTCCGCGCGCGCGTGCTCGCGGAGAAAGCAGACCTCGGCATCGGCTTTGACGGCGACGGCGACCGCATTGGCGTGGTGGACGACCTCGGCAACGTCATTTGGGGCGATTTGCTTATGGCCCTCTTCTGGCGCGAGATACTGCCCAAGCACCCGGGCACCACCTGCCTGGTGGAAGTAAAGTGCTCACAAGGCTTAGTGGACGAAATAGTGCGCCTCGGCGGCCGGCCCGAGTTCACCAAAACCGGGCACTCCCTAATCAAGGCGCGCATGCGCGAGCTTGGCGCCGTCTTCACCGGCGAAATGAGCGGACACATCTTCTTTGCGGACGAGTACTACGGCTTTGACGATGCTCTCTACGCCGCGGGTCGCTTGCTTAGGCTGCTTTCGCACAGCACTGACAAGCTTTCTTCGCTAATAGCCACGCTCCCCACCTACTACAGCACGCCCGAAACGCGCATCCCCTGCCCCGACGAGCTAAAGTTTGGCGTGGTCGACGAGCTTACGCAAGTCCTCGCCCGGCAATACGCTACCATTACCGTCGACGGCGTGCGCGTGCAGTTCCCGGAGGGTTGGGGATTGTTTAGAGCATCAAACACCGGGCCGGTGATTGTCACCCGCTGCGAAGGAAAAACTCCCGCGCTAAGGCAGGAGTATATGCGTATACTTGATGAGGCATTAGCCAAGGTGCTGCCCGGCGTTGCGATACCTTGGGAAGTGGGAAACTAA
- a CDS encoding copper amine oxidase N-terminal domain-containing protein: MKHASRLWKCFLMLTLILPLGVIHAGAPEIVVVEASPLMPTIISFEQPTVSVQVHAMPLGTVLTLQTANATAVAGLTGNNRLIGNPFHFWVEQAGARLPELDTKYTLSVMVPSAGVLPSALGLYYYHASEGVWQRVLTDFASDTHTLTGRFTHTGLFALLVDTTPPGRLTSIGVAVNGQNVTLSGMAEALATIQLFVGNQFLGDVQADLRGQYRMQRDFVPGQHVLRLRQLDQAGNVSEQSLALTVTTDWRVHIALVPGSTTATLNRTLLMLEVPPRIVQGRTVVPVRFVAEALGATVTWQEATQSVTVTYGATAVHLTIGSTIATVNGNRVSLDVAPFVERGRTLVPLRFLAETLGFEVLWHGLTNSIEVRK; encoded by the coding sequence GTCGTCGAGGCTAGCCCGCTCATGCCAACAATTATCAGCTTTGAGCAGCCCACCGTTTCGGTTCAAGTCCACGCCATGCCGCTTGGCACTGTGCTGACATTACAGACTGCTAATGCCACTGCCGTGGCAGGGTTGACGGGCAACAACCGACTCATCGGGAATCCGTTTCACTTTTGGGTTGAGCAGGCTGGCGCTCGTCTGCCAGAGCTCGATACCAAGTACACACTTAGCGTCATGGTGCCTAGCGCCGGAGTATTACCGAGTGCACTTGGGCTTTACTATTACCATGCGTCTGAGGGCGTCTGGCAACGCGTCTTGACAGATTTTGCATCAGACACCCACACCCTAACGGGCAGATTTACGCACACGGGACTTTTCGCGCTATTGGTGGACACGACGCCGCCAGGGCGCCTGACCAGTATCGGGGTCGCAGTAAACGGACAAAACGTCACACTTTCCGGCATGGCCGAGGCCCTAGCCACCATTCAGCTCTTTGTGGGGAACCAGTTTTTGGGCGATGTGCAAGCTGACCTGCGGGGACAGTACAGGATGCAAAGGGATTTTGTGCCGGGCCAACACGTATTGCGCCTGCGCCAGCTTGACCAGGCAGGCAATGTCAGTGAACAGTCCTTAGCGCTCACGGTCACGACCGACTGGCGGGTGCATATCGCGCTCGTTCCCGGTAGCACAACGGCAACGCTTAACCGCACCCTACTTATGCTGGAAGTTCCCCCGCGCATTGTGCAGGGGCGCACTGTGGTTCCCGTACGGTTTGTGGCCGAGGCCTTGGGGGCGACGGTCACTTGGCAAGAAGCGACTCAAAGCGTGACGGTGACCTACGGCGCGACTGCCGTCCATTTGACTATCGGTTCAACGATAGCCACAGTGAACGGTAACCGTGTCTCGCTGGACGTAGCCCCCTTCGTCGAGCGCGGCCGCACTTTGGTTCCGCTGCGCTTTTTGGCCGAAACACTAGGGTTTGAGGTGCTCTGGCACGGGCTCACTAACAGCATAGAGGTGCGAAAGTAA